One window of the Pedobacter ginsengisoli genome contains the following:
- a CDS encoding penicillin acylase family protein, with protein MMNKIKALICIVIPILLTYALNTKFGDTPPLLRFLNPFTGFWQNAENTRVAANKKLVLKGTLQNVDIAFDDRMIPHIFAQNDHDVYFAQGYVTAMHRLWQMDFQTRFAAGRISEVVGKKAIELDKYQRRMGMVYGAEKSLEGMMADPKSKEMILAYTAGINAYIHSLSQAKLPVEYKLLDFRPEDWTPLKCALLLKQMSAVLAMGSDEFYMTNIRKKFGTDVVKDLFPDYPFKEDPIIPVGTKWDFNPLPIPTPPADVAEEMLTGNIQTKQKEEGIGSNNWAISGAKTKSGYPILANDPHLDLTLPSIWYQIQLHAPGLNSYGVSLPGAPGIIIGFNQNIAWGVTNVAADVLDFYQIKFKDNTHKSYWYNNEWKNTTTRLEKIIIRGSKTEIDTVYYTHQGPVVYLQKPEKFSKAQNIPVGNALRWIAHDKSNELKTFYLLNRGKNYNDYRKALTYYTAPAQNFVFASADNDIAITANGKFPLKWKDQGKFILDGSDPKNDWQGWIPASQNPTVKNPPRDFVSSANQSSTDQTYPYYINWEFSPYERAKRINDRLSVMTNATADSIRTMQTDTYSIHAQNILPAILPLVDGSKLNATQKEGFSLVSAWNKHYNAKEVAASIFDLWTKRIQYNIWEDEFNVDGVPMRYPSRDRTVQLILTQPDAKWIDNVNTPQKETLSDLVNEAFKYSCDSLERKYGPIGERWQWANFKHSNVPHLAKVPGFGSKTLMIGGGKMTIDALSESNGPSWRMVIELGKTPKGHGVFPGGQSGNPGSKFYDNMIDTWANGELYDLFFMQSVDDPSAKIISKLKISKK; from the coding sequence ATGATGAATAAAATAAAAGCCCTCATTTGCATTGTTATACCAATACTGCTAACATATGCTCTCAATACAAAATTCGGCGATACCCCACCTCTTCTCAGATTCCTGAACCCTTTTACAGGTTTTTGGCAAAATGCAGAAAACACCAGGGTGGCTGCCAACAAAAAACTGGTTTTAAAGGGTACCCTTCAAAATGTTGACATCGCGTTCGACGACAGGATGATTCCACATATTTTTGCCCAGAATGATCATGATGTTTACTTTGCCCAGGGTTATGTAACAGCAATGCATCGCTTATGGCAAATGGACTTTCAAACTCGTTTTGCCGCCGGGCGCATATCTGAAGTTGTAGGTAAAAAGGCAATAGAACTTGATAAGTATCAACGCCGGATGGGTATGGTTTATGGTGCAGAGAAATCGTTGGAAGGTATGATGGCCGACCCCAAATCAAAAGAAATGATACTTGCATACACTGCCGGTATTAACGCCTATATACATTCTTTATCTCAGGCAAAACTACCCGTTGAGTACAAACTACTGGATTTCAGACCAGAAGACTGGACCCCATTAAAATGTGCCCTACTGCTAAAACAGATGTCGGCGGTATTGGCTATGGGATCTGACGAGTTCTACATGACCAACATCAGAAAGAAATTTGGAACTGATGTGGTTAAAGATTTATTTCCTGACTACCCTTTTAAAGAAGACCCAATTATCCCTGTAGGCACCAAATGGGACTTTAATCCTCTTCCGATACCTACACCTCCTGCTGATGTAGCAGAAGAAATGCTAACAGGAAACATACAAACCAAGCAAAAAGAAGAGGGAATTGGAAGTAATAACTGGGCTATATCAGGTGCAAAAACAAAATCCGGCTATCCCATTTTAGCAAACGACCCTCATCTTGATTTAACCCTCCCTTCTATCTGGTATCAAATTCAGCTTCATGCGCCAGGATTGAACAGTTACGGTGTATCATTACCCGGAGCTCCAGGCATAATTATTGGCTTTAACCAGAACATTGCATGGGGAGTAACCAATGTAGCTGCCGATGTTTTAGATTTTTATCAGATCAAATTTAAAGACAATACGCACAAAAGTTATTGGTACAATAATGAGTGGAAAAACACTACTACCCGCCTTGAAAAGATTATAATTAGGGGTAGCAAAACTGAGATAGATACGGTTTATTATACGCATCAAGGCCCCGTTGTTTATCTGCAAAAGCCAGAAAAATTCTCTAAAGCTCAAAATATTCCTGTCGGCAATGCCCTTAGGTGGATTGCTCACGATAAATCCAATGAGCTTAAAACTTTCTATTTATTAAACCGTGGCAAAAACTATAACGATTACCGCAAGGCATTAACCTATTATACGGCTCCGGCCCAAAACTTTGTATTCGCATCTGCAGATAATGATATCGCCATTACTGCAAATGGCAAATTCCCACTAAAATGGAAAGATCAGGGTAAATTTATTCTGGACGGTTCCGATCCTAAAAATGATTGGCAGGGATGGATTCCTGCTTCACAGAACCCTACGGTTAAAAACCCTCCACGAGATTTTGTTAGCTCTGCTAATCAATCCTCAACCGATCAAACTTATCCTTATTACATTAATTGGGAATTTAGTCCGTATGAACGGGCAAAGCGCATAAATGACCGGTTATCGGTTATGACCAATGCTACTGCTGACAGTATCAGAACGATGCAAACTGACACTTACAGTATTCATGCTCAAAATATATTACCTGCCATTTTACCTTTGGTAGACGGCAGCAAACTCAACGCGACACAAAAAGAAGGGTTCTCTTTAGTGTCTGCCTGGAATAAACACTATAATGCAAAAGAAGTTGCAGCAAGTATCTTTGACCTATGGACAAAGCGTATTCAATATAACATCTGGGAGGATGAGTTTAATGTGGATGGTGTGCCAATGCGCTATCCTTCGAGAGACAGAACTGTGCAGCTGATTTTAACACAACCGGATGCTAAGTGGATCGACAATGTTAATACTCCCCAGAAAGAAACTTTAAGTGACCTCGTAAATGAAGCATTTAAGTATTCGTGCGATAGCCTGGAACGTAAGTACGGTCCTATTGGCGAGAGATGGCAATGGGCTAACTTTAAACATAGCAATGTTCCGCACCTTGCAAAGGTACCTGGCTTCGGATCTAAAACCTTAATGATTGGCGGCGGAAAAATGACCATTGATGCATTAAGCGAAAGCAACGGCCCATCATGGCGAATGGTGATTGAATTGGGAAAAACGCCTAAAGGACATGGTGTTTTTCCAGGTGGACAATCGGGCAATCCCGGAAGTAAATTTTATGACAATATGATTGATACCTGGGCCAATGGAGAGCTATATGACCTTTTCTTTATGCAATCTGTCGATGATCCATCCGCCAAAATAATTTCTAAATTAAAAATATCCAAAAAATAG
- a CDS encoding acyl transferase, with protein sequence MKDLISQIFSIETKEQFEKAALKVFKHQAKNCSVYCKYISHLRIKPEEISSSDHIPYLPISFFKSHNVLSSTEETEITFSSSGTTGMSQSRHLVTDVKVYEQSFNSAFEQFYGDPEQTCFLALLPSYLERDGSSLIYMVDALLKQSKHKDSGYFLHNHDDLFKKLKELQASGQKTILIGVTYALLDFVEQHKITFPELVVMETGGMKGKRKEMVREELHEILQNGFGVNAIHSEYGMTELLSQAYSYGNGIFNCPPWMKINLRDTNDPLSLIANNKTGGINVIDLANVNSCSFIATQDLGRVFEDGSFEVLGRFDNADIRGCNLLIG encoded by the coding sequence GTGAAAGATTTAATCAGTCAAATTTTCTCTATTGAAACCAAAGAACAGTTTGAAAAGGCAGCGCTGAAGGTATTTAAACATCAGGCTAAGAATTGTTCTGTGTATTGCAAATACATCTCTCATTTAAGGATTAAGCCTGAAGAAATATCTTCATCAGATCATATTCCTTACCTGCCTATCAGCTTTTTTAAAAGCCACAATGTGTTAAGTTCAACTGAAGAAACTGAGATTACATTTAGTAGTTCAGGCACAACGGGCATGTCACAAAGCCGACATCTGGTTACCGATGTTAAAGTCTATGAGCAAAGCTTTAATAGTGCTTTTGAACAGTTTTATGGTGACCCAGAGCAAACCTGTTTTCTTGCATTATTGCCTTCTTACCTGGAACGCGATGGATCATCTTTAATTTATATGGTTGATGCCTTGTTAAAACAGAGCAAGCATAAAGATAGTGGCTACTTTTTACATAATCATGATGACCTTTTTAAAAAGCTAAAAGAGTTACAGGCCTCTGGCCAAAAAACAATTCTTATTGGCGTTACTTATGCCCTGCTTGATTTTGTTGAACAGCACAAAATAACTTTCCCAGAACTGGTTGTTATGGAAACTGGTGGCATGAAAGGAAAAAGGAAAGAAATGGTTAGAGAAGAATTGCATGAAATACTACAGAATGGCTTTGGTGTCAATGCCATTCATAGTGAATATGGCATGACCGAACTTTTATCGCAAGCATACTCTTACGGAAATGGAATATTTAACTGTCCGCCCTGGATGAAGATTAACCTGCGCGACACCAATGACCCACTAAGTCTTATAGCAAACAACAAGACAGGAGGAATTAATGTTATTGATCTTGCTAACGTGAATTCCTGTTCTTTTATAGCAACTCAGGATCTGGGCCGTGTATTTGAAGATGGGTCTTTTGAGGTTTTAGGTCGTTTTGACAATGCTGATATCAGAGGATGTAACCTATTAATAGGCTAG
- a CDS encoding RES family NAD+ phosphorylase, giving the protein MQLYRISLCKKATDMSGMGAKLFGGRWNSVGISVLYMASNRALAALEVLAHLTNIQDPESFCIAVFDVPDNSIEEVEKQLLPNDWNSYPSPSSLRKRGDAFAKANKALLLRVPSAIVEDEYNYILNVNHPLANKVKIIEVKPFLFDKRLH; this is encoded by the coding sequence ATGCAGCTTTATAGAATTTCGCTTTGTAAAAAGGCTACGGACATGAGCGGGATGGGTGCCAAATTATTTGGTGGACGCTGGAACAGTGTTGGTATTTCGGTTTTGTATATGGCAAGCAATAGGGCATTGGCAGCTTTAGAGGTACTTGCACACTTAACTAATATACAGGATCCTGAAAGTTTTTGTATTGCTGTTTTTGATGTTCCAGATAATAGTATTGAAGAGGTAGAAAAACAACTGTTACCCAATGACTGGAACAGCTACCCATCTCCATCTTCCTTAAGAAAGAGGGGTGATGCTTTTGCTAAGGCAAATAAAGCATTACTGCTAAGAGTTCCTTCGGCAATTGTAGAAGATGAGTATAATTACATTTTGAATGTGAACCATCCTCTTGCCAATAAAGTTAAGATTATAGAAGTGAAGCCCTTTTTATTTGATAAAAGATTACACTAG
- a CDS encoding antitoxin Xre/MbcA/ParS toxin-binding domain-containing protein, with the protein MKKKTETRTELAEPAVAYGNLNSGSFVGLLGGSYAVSTDFDLLKLARKGVSKKALVSLAKQISLTIQEIAGIMHISERTLQRYTPATLIKTEHAEKAIELARLYERGTEVFGTIDNFNDWMKTPNYTLNGEPPLNLLDTSIGFELILQTLGRIEYGVFS; encoded by the coding sequence ATGAAAAAGAAAACAGAAACGCGTACCGAACTTGCTGAACCAGCAGTAGCATATGGCAACTTAAATTCAGGATCGTTTGTTGGTTTGCTTGGAGGTAGCTATGCTGTTTCAACAGATTTTGATTTGTTAAAACTTGCCCGTAAAGGTGTTTCAAAAAAAGCACTGGTAAGCCTGGCAAAACAGATTTCGCTTACTATACAGGAAATTGCAGGGATTATGCATATTTCTGAGCGGACACTGCAGCGTTATACTCCGGCAACACTAATTAAAACTGAACATGCTGAAAAGGCCATTGAATTGGCCAGATTATACGAGCGTGGTACAGAAGTATTTGGTACTATAGATAATTTTAATGATTGGATGAAAACACCCAATTATACTTTAAACGGAGAACCCCCATTGAATTTGCTGGATACCTCTATAGGTTTTGAACTGATTCTTCAAACACTAGGCCGTATAGAGTACGGGGTTTTTAGTTAA
- the tyrS gene encoding tyrosine--tRNA ligase — MTNFVEELRWRGMLQDIMPGTEEKLNEGMTSGYIGFDPTADSLHVGHLTQIMTLIHFQRAGHKPYALVGGATGMVGDPSGKSDERNLQTEAMVEHNLAGMKKQLSKFLKFEEAGNGAVMVNNNDWFKDMNLFTFIRDVGKHITVNYMMAKDSVKRRLEGDSGLSFTEFCYQLIQGYDFYYLWKHHNCLVQMGGSDQWGNIVTGTELIRRKDGGTAFAVTTNLIKKADGTKFGKTESGAVWLDPAKTSPYKFYQFWLNASDDDTKKWIRIFTLKSKEEIESLEAEHDTAPHLRVLQKALAGDITIRTHSAEALETAIKTSEFLFGNGSLEFFKTLNKAQVLEIFEGIPQFSISKEELEQGIDAATLLAEKSSVFASKGEAKKLIQGGGVSVNKEKISDPQGIFNVQNLLNDQFIIVQKGKKNYYLLIAG; from the coding sequence ATGACCAATTTCGTTGAAGAGCTACGCTGGAGAGGTATGTTGCAGGACATCATGCCGGGTACCGAAGAAAAATTGAATGAAGGAATGACCTCTGGTTATATAGGTTTTGACCCTACTGCCGATTCACTGCATGTAGGACATTTAACCCAGATCATGACGCTTATTCATTTTCAACGTGCAGGTCATAAGCCATATGCATTAGTAGGTGGAGCTACAGGCATGGTAGGTGATCCTTCTGGTAAATCTGACGAAAGAAATCTTCAGACTGAGGCTATGGTAGAGCATAACCTTGCCGGCATGAAAAAACAACTTTCTAAATTTTTGAAATTTGAAGAGGCTGGCAATGGGGCAGTGATGGTAAACAATAATGACTGGTTTAAGGATATGAACCTGTTTACTTTTATCAGAGATGTGGGTAAACACATTACTGTAAACTATATGATGGCAAAAGATAGTGTTAAAAGAAGACTGGAAGGCGATTCAGGACTTTCTTTTACAGAATTTTGCTACCAATTGATTCAGGGTTATGACTTTTATTACTTGTGGAAACACCACAATTGCCTGGTGCAAATGGGAGGTTCTGATCAATGGGGTAACATTGTTACCGGAACAGAACTCATCAGAAGAAAGGATGGAGGTACTGCTTTTGCGGTTACAACTAATCTGATCAAAAAAGCTGATGGCACTAAGTTCGGTAAAACTGAAAGTGGTGCAGTTTGGTTAGATCCGGCAAAAACGTCGCCTTATAAATTCTACCAGTTTTGGCTTAATGCGTCTGATGATGATACCAAAAAATGGATCAGGATTTTTACACTTAAATCAAAGGAAGAAATAGAAAGCCTTGAAGCTGAACATGACACTGCTCCGCATTTGCGTGTTCTTCAAAAAGCATTGGCAGGAGATATAACTATTAGAACCCATTCGGCTGAAGCATTGGAAACAGCAATAAAAACTTCTGAGTTTTTATTTGGTAATGGTTCTTTGGAATTCTTTAAAACATTAAATAAAGCACAGGTTTTAGAGATATTTGAAGGTATTCCTCAATTCAGCATATCAAAAGAAGAGCTTGAGCAAGGTATTGATGCAGCTACTTTACTTGCCGAGAAATCGAGTGTTTTTGCCTCTAAAGGAGAAGCTAAAAAACTAATTCAGGGTGGTGGCGTATCTGTAAATAAAGAAAAGATTAGTGACCCGCAAGGTATTTTTAATGTTCAAAACCTATTGAATGATCAGTTTATTATTGTTCAAAAAGGAAAGAAAAATTATTACCTGTTGATTGCAGGCTAA